From Vicugna pacos chromosome 6, VicPac4, whole genome shotgun sequence, a single genomic window includes:
- the POLR2M gene encoding protein GRINL1A, whose amino-acid sequence MSSLPRGFEPQAPEDLGQRSLAELREMLRRQERLSRNVKFICKLPDKGKKILDSVAKLKAAITEREEIQGRSGLLHPVSLDCKQRQKAVAFVDVDTEKAQNSDQILDTSSLVPGCSSVANVTPSQTTSRQQEPVHPPRRGNAEAPEVEFTVSKCPASGSRATTPPSAEARAPLPQHRVAGQAEDSSSSSDNQFIDRLQRITIADSSEHRSEENTSTENLTGLQSEPQRKPHYMEVLEIRAKNPLPPPHKFKTNVLPSQQHDWSSHCQRRGSPVCSEERRLRDRKHLDDITAARLLPLHHLPAQLLSIEESLALQKQQKQSYEEMQAKLAAQKLAERLNIKMQSYNPEGESSRKYREVRDEGDDRSSDDEF is encoded by the exons ATGTCCTCGCTGCCCCGCGGCTTCGAGCCCCAAGCTCCCGAGGACTTGGGGCAGCGGAGTTTGGCGGAGCTGCGGGAGATGTTGAGGCGCCAGGAGAGACTTTCGCGCAACGT AAAATTCATTTGCAAATTGCCCGACAAAGGTAAAAAGATCTTAGACTCTGTCGCCAAACTGAAAGCTGCCATTACAGAGCGTGAAGAAATTCAAGGAAGAAGTGGACTCTTGCATCCCGTTAGTTTAGACTGTAAACAGAGGCAGAAGGCAGTTGCATTTGTTGATGTGGACACAGAAAAGGCCCAGAACTCTGACCAGATACTTGATACTTCATCACTAGTTCCTGGCTGTTCCTCTGTAGCTAACGTCACGCCATCTCAGACAACCTCACGACAGCAGGAACCTGTCCATCCTCCCCGCAGAGGCAATGCAGAGGCCCCCGAGGTTGAGTTCACGGTGAGCAAGTGCCCAGCTTCGGGCAGCAGAGCTACCACACCTCCCTCGGCCGAAGCTCGTGCGCCTCTCCCTCAGCATCGTGTTGCTGGTCAAGCGGAGGATAGTTCTAGCAGCTCTGACAACCAGTTTATTGATAGATTACAAAGGATCACGATTGCAGACTCAAGTGAACACCGCTCAGAAGAAAACACGAGTACTGAGAACTTGACTGGCCTTCAGAGCGAGCCACAGAGGAAGCCTCATTACATGGAAGTGCTAGAAATTCGAGCCAAaaaccccctgcccccaccacataAATTTAAAACCAATGT GTTACCTTCACAGCAGCACGACTGGTCGAGTCACTGTCAGAGGCGAGGGTCTCCTGTTTGCTCAGAGGAGAGGCGGCTCAGGGACAGGAAGCACCTTGATGACATCACAGCAGCCCGGCTCCTGCCGCTCCACCATCTGCCTGCACAGCTGCTCTCCATAGAGGAGTCTCTGGCACTTCAGAAACAGCAGAAACAGAGCTATGAG GAGATGCAAGCCAAGCTGGCAGCACAAAAATTAGCTGAAAGACTGAATATTAAAATGCAGAGCTATAATCCAGAAGGAGAATCTTCTAGGAAATACCGAGAAGTAAGGGATGAGGGTGACGATCGGTCCTCGGATGATGAATTCTGA